TCCCAGTCGTGCGCGAGCAGACGTGCCGCATAGTGATGGCTGCCCACACGGAACGCGCTCTCGTACGGGAGCGACTCGAGGAGAACGGCTCTCACTGCGCACCACGCTCATCGCTCTCGCGCCAACCGTAGCCCGGCGAGAACGACGGAGTTGCCTGCGTATCCGGAGGCAGCAACTCGACGCCTGAATCCTCAGCCCAGTCGGTCACCACGACCTGACCTTCGTCGAACTCTACAAGTCGCCAGACCCGCACCCCATAGCCGTCGTGATACCCAGCGAACCCCTGGTCCCCGAAGTAGACGCACCGCGCCGCCGGATCGTCCAGACGGAAGACGTCGAAGTCCAGCGACGCGGGCTCGCGACCGGCAATGCGCGGCGCGTTGTGCGCGTGTACGGACCGATACCGATTACGTCGCTCAGGTAGCGGCGTGTAGACGTAGCTGCCCGGATCGCTCGCCTCGAGACGCCCGTCGACCTCGAGCACGATACCGAGTTGATCGTTGTGCGCATGTCCACCGCGGCCACCCTGACCTACCGCCCCGCACCGCACCGCACAGTATGCGCGATCACCCCGGAAGACGTACAGACCGAACGCCGGATAGCCACAAAGACTCGGAAACGGTGAGGCATGCTCCGTGCCGAGAGAGAAACGCTGTACCACACGCCTTCCCGCACCAAGGTCCTCGCACACCTGCACCGCGCGATCAAAATCGGCTCGGTCACCGATGCGTACCTGCCCAGCCACGTCCCGCTCCGCCACAGGGTCCAGCCGCCCCCCTGCCAAGCTCACCACAAGATGCCGGTCGACCCACCGGTCCTCACGCTCCGCGAGGTCGTGGCGCGCCACTAGGCCCGCGACCGCCGCAATCACGTGCCGATGGTCGCGCTGCTCTTCAAGCCAGTAGCGCGAGTCGGGCTCACCGTCCATGCCACGCAGGTTCTCATAGCGCGCCTTCGCTTCTCCGAGCGTGTCCCACCGATATCGCACACCCATCTTGAGCAGTCGGCCACTATCGGCATCCCCGATCTGTGGATCGCACCCGCACGCCATCGCGCTATCGCGCACGAACTCCGCCATGCGTTCCAGACGGGCCACCGTCGCAGAGGGCACAGCCTCCGTCCCTTCGATCCTCACGATGAGCGCGATCGCCCAGACCGCCATCTCGGCTGCAAGGCGATGGTAGCCCGTGGATGCCTCGAAGCTCGTCCCTTCATCGTGAAACTGAGCTTCGATCTCAACGAGCACGGCAGCGGACGCGAACGCCCACCACTCACCAGTCTCTCCGGTTCGCGGCAGATATGCCGCACAGAACAGCAAGCCGACGAGGTCAGCGAGATAGTGATTGCCGCGGAACTCATCATCGCCTTCCAGGTTCCCCCGGACATGCCGCCCGTGTTCTAGAACCGAGCGCTCGAAGACGTCCTCGAACCCGTCGTCGAACTCCATGCCCGCAGCCCGGAAGAGCTCGTATGCCATGAGCCAGTTCGTTATTCGGATACCCACGTCCATTGCGCACGCCCAGTTCACGCCGAACCGGGGCGGGTTCGTTGCGATGAAGTCGAGCACCTGATCACGAAACTCACGGGCAAGGTCGTCGCGCTCTCCAGCATCGGACCACGCGGCCAGCAGCGCCATCTGTGGGAGGTGATGGCAGCGTGCCAGCTCCCACGGCACCTTGATATCGGCACCGCGATCGGGCGCCGCCACGATGTCACGGTACCAGGTGCCCTCGTCCCATCGGTAGCCGGACTTGATGTCGAGGTACCAGTCGATGGGCTCGTGAACCTCGCTTACGAGCGCCCATATCCGCCTGCTTTCCTCCAGGTTCGCCGCCGTGACTCGCCCAGTCAGCCATGAGCCGGAGCGAGCGGCCACCAGAGGTGCTCCCTGCTGGAACACCACGCCCTCGAGCCCGCGGCATCGCATGCCGTGGCGCACGTGCGTCCAGCCGGAGCCGAGCACGTCGAAACGGTGCGCCATGTACTCCTCACAGACCGGCTCGAGCCACTCAGTCCCCGACACGCGCGAGGGTACTGATACCAGCAACCGAGCGAGCGGCCCTTCGGGTGCCTTCGCTGCGTACGTTGTCGCGTTCGCGTCCGCCCGTCGCTGCTCACTGTCACGACTGGCGGCGCCTAGGCGCTTGAGCGCCTTCGCGCACACCACCCTGAGCGGCAACTCGCGCAGACGATGCAGGATGTAGGCGGGACGTGGGATCACTTGGCGCCGCCGTCGTTCACACGCAACCCCTCGTACATTGCGATGAGCCGACCTGACTCAACCCCCCAGTTATAGCGCTTCTCGGCAAGACGCCGAGCCCGCCGACCCATCCGGTATCTTGACTCCGCATCACCGATGAGCGTTGCGAGTGCAGATTCAATCGAGTCCTCGTCGGCCGGATCGAACACAACGCCGACTCCTTGTCCGGCAACCACATCATGCAATCCCGGGAAGTCGCTCGATGCTACCGGGACACCAGCCATCAGGTATGCCCACAGCTTGTTCGGCGCGGCGTAGTAGTTGTTGAGAGAGATGTCCTCGTAGATGACGACGCCGACATCCGCGCCGCACGCAT
Above is a window of Anaerosoma tenue DNA encoding:
- a CDS encoding heparinase II/III family protein gives rise to the protein MIPRPAYILHRLRELPLRVVCAKALKRLGAASRDSEQRRADANATTYAAKAPEGPLARLLVSVPSRVSGTEWLEPVCEEYMAHRFDVLGSGWTHVRHGMRCRGLEGVVFQQGAPLVAARSGSWLTGRVTAANLEESRRIWALVSEVHEPIDWYLDIKSGYRWDEGTWYRDIVAAPDRGADIKVPWELARCHHLPQMALLAAWSDAGERDDLAREFRDQVLDFIATNPPRFGVNWACAMDVGIRITNWLMAYELFRAAGMEFDDGFEDVFERSVLEHGRHVRGNLEGDDEFRGNHYLADLVGLLFCAAYLPRTGETGEWWAFASAAVLVEIEAQFHDEGTSFEASTGYHRLAAEMAVWAIALIVRIEGTEAVPSATVARLERMAEFVRDSAMACGCDPQIGDADSGRLLKMGVRYRWDTLGEAKARYENLRGMDGEPDSRYWLEEQRDHRHVIAAVAGLVARHDLAEREDRWVDRHLVVSLAGGRLDPVAERDVAGQVRIGDRADFDRAVQVCEDLGAGRRVVQRFSLGTEHASPFPSLCGYPAFGLYVFRGDRAYCAVRCGAVGQGGRGGHAHNDQLGIVLEVDGRLEASDPGSYVYTPLPERRNRYRSVHAHNAPRIAGREPASLDFDVFRLDDPAARCVYFGDQGFAGYHDGYGVRVWRLVEFDEGQVVVTDWAEDSGVELLPPDTQATPSFSPGYGWRESDERGAQ